A portion of the Leptospira noumeaensis genome contains these proteins:
- a CDS encoding SDR family oxidoreductase, producing MKKTILVTGATDGIGRVCVQSFAKNQDELILVGRNADKLAALVYSLQVTGAVVHSYVADLSSAKETFLLTETIRKNHPKIDVLLNNAGAYFDKHTLTKEGLESTFALNHLNYFIMALGVLPSLKKAGEARIVNVASRAHMGVSLDFNDLLGEKDYSGWKQYQRSKLMNIYFTYELAERLNQTKITVNCLHPGFVKTKFGQNNDGLARILLTFAQNLFAISEEKGAKTSIFLVTDPSVSSVSGQYFVKSKITKSSDPSYDIQARRNLWSYTEDLLKHKFSFKFPGF from the coding sequence ATGAAAAAAACAATTTTAGTAACGGGTGCCACTGATGGTATCGGGCGAGTTTGTGTTCAGTCCTTCGCCAAGAACCAAGACGAATTAATTTTAGTGGGTCGTAATGCTGATAAATTAGCGGCTCTTGTTTATTCATTACAAGTTACAGGGGCTGTGGTTCATTCTTATGTGGCGGATTTATCTTCTGCAAAAGAAACCTTTTTATTAACAGAAACAATTCGTAAAAACCATCCAAAAATTGACGTTCTACTAAATAATGCGGGAGCCTATTTTGATAAACATACTCTTACCAAAGAAGGGTTAGAGTCTACTTTTGCATTAAACCATTTGAACTATTTTATTATGGCACTTGGTGTACTTCCTTCTTTAAAAAAAGCAGGTGAGGCGAGGATTGTCAATGTGGCTTCACGTGCCCATATGGGTGTATCTCTTGATTTTAATGATCTGTTAGGTGAAAAAGATTATTCTGGTTGGAAACAATACCAAAGATCAAAGCTAATGAATATTTATTTCACTTACGAACTTGCTGAACGACTGAACCAAACAAAAATTACAGTCAATTGTTTGCATCCAGGATTTGTGAAAACCAAATTTGGACAAAATAATGATGGTTTGGCGAGAATTCTTTTGACTTTTGCTCAGAATCTTTTCGCCATTTCCGAAGAAAAAGGTGCCAAAACTTCTATTTTTCTTGTTACAGATCCTTCCGTATCTTCTGTTTCCGGTCAGTATTTTGTAAAAAGTAAAATAACAAAGAGTTCAGATCCGTCCTATGACATACAAGCCCGAAGGAATTTATGGTCATATACGGAAGATCTTTTGAAACATAAATTTAGTTTTAAATTCCCTGGATTTTAA
- a CDS encoding cupin domain-containing protein, giving the protein MGFKHQTNPIQIPVPGGKTISEHFGIPSAGNSDISIAHMVAPSGWGEPFQTPNFDEWTLMVRGKKQIEINGKIVILSAGESILIEKGTRVRYSNPFADDAEYWSVCKPAFALDLVNREDTSEGN; this is encoded by the coding sequence ATGGGATTTAAACACCAAACAAATCCAATCCAAATTCCCGTTCCTGGTGGAAAAACAATTTCTGAACATTTTGGGATTCCTTCAGCGGGTAATTCTGATATATCGATTGCTCATATGGTGGCACCAAGTGGTTGGGGAGAACCTTTTCAAACACCTAACTTCGATGAGTGGACACTTATGGTTCGGGGTAAAAAACAAATCGAAATTAATGGAAAAATCGTCATCCTATCTGCTGGTGAGTCTATTTTGATAGAGAAGGGGACAAGGGTGAGGTATTCCAATCCTTTTGCCGACGATGCAGAATATTGGTCTGTATGTAAGCCGGCCTTTGCTTTGGACTTAGTCAATCGGGAAGATACATCCGAAGGTAATTGA
- the acpS gene encoding holo-ACP synthase produces MLSVGNDIVENHRIRELLEKHGDRFLKRVFTDEEVEYCHKHKDPVPFLAGRFACKEAVIKALNLNPGEVADMREIELAGTNFGKKTLVIHGKTEKFFREKGFTSSSVSISHADHYATAVVVFYKEPR; encoded by the coding sequence ATGTTATCCGTCGGGAACGACATCGTCGAAAACCATAGAATTCGTGAACTTCTAGAGAAACACGGGGATCGGTTTTTAAAGCGAGTTTTTACCGATGAGGAAGTGGAATACTGCCACAAACACAAAGACCCAGTTCCCTTTCTTGCAGGTCGATTTGCCTGCAAAGAAGCCGTCATTAAGGCCTTAAACCTAAATCCTGGGGAAGTGGCCGATATGCGAGAGATTGAACTTGCCGGGACAAATTTTGGTAAAAAAACGCTAGTCATCCATGGGAAAACTGAGAAGTTTTTCCGAGAGAAAGGATTTACTAGCAGTTCCGTATCCATCAGCCATGCTGACCACTACGCAACAGCAGTTGTCGTTTTTTATAAGGAGCCCAGATGA
- a CDS encoding PP2C family protein-serine/threonine phosphatase, whose protein sequence is MGSAEKPNADLSFLKKEMKRALFGKGSLIIEQYSLGDSFYFIESGTVEVWKYLDETKEEILVIGDLVSGDYFGEIALIDSAPRTVNISAKEDSVLYELTREDFHRLIQTSPDMTLTLLKLLTARIRNAEQRENQVLIQKNKELRLQNETLEEMVKERTAKLTQSLKIIQEDLETAKTIQRNILPLGLKYVAHLDFGSRFEPMAEVGGDIFDVVRLGKNKIRLFLADAIGHGVQAALITMAIKAEYDHIKHNTPYPADVLYALNQIFMDRYGKKSNQFTAVIVDLNMEESQLTYSSAGHNEPYVVTKDGIIPLAESGVMLGLEKDVEYSNHSLAFGLGDRLFMISDGYLEQENGEGILLGETKLLSSLTAAKSMNLNLAETINLLMDDFHSFRGDASMMDDVTILGIGTTY, encoded by the coding sequence ATGGGATCTGCGGAGAAACCAAATGCGGATTTAAGTTTCTTAAAAAAAGAAATGAAACGCGCCTTATTTGGGAAAGGTTCTCTAATCATCGAGCAGTATTCGTTAGGTGATTCGTTTTATTTTATAGAATCTGGGACTGTCGAAGTTTGGAAGTATTTGGATGAAACCAAAGAAGAAATACTCGTCATTGGTGATTTAGTTTCTGGTGATTATTTCGGTGAAATTGCACTGATTGACTCGGCACCGAGAACTGTAAACATTTCGGCAAAAGAAGATTCTGTTCTTTATGAGTTAACAAGAGAAGATTTTCATCGATTGATCCAAACAAGTCCCGACATGACCTTAACTCTTTTGAAATTGTTAACTGCTCGAATTCGAAATGCAGAACAAAGAGAAAACCAGGTACTCATTCAAAAAAACAAAGAACTTCGTCTGCAAAATGAAACCTTAGAAGAGATGGTAAAAGAAAGAACTGCCAAGTTAACACAATCTTTGAAAATCATTCAAGAAGATTTGGAAACTGCTAAAACCATCCAAAGAAATATTTTACCACTGGGTCTTAAGTATGTAGCCCACCTAGATTTTGGATCTCGATTCGAACCAATGGCAGAAGTGGGTGGAGATATTTTTGACGTGGTTCGTTTGGGAAAAAATAAAATTCGATTATTTTTGGCCGATGCCATTGGTCACGGTGTACAAGCAGCTCTCATCACTATGGCCATTAAAGCTGAGTATGATCATATCAAACACAACACGCCCTACCCAGCAGATGTTCTTTATGCCTTAAATCAAATTTTTATGGATCGGTATGGTAAAAAGTCCAACCAATTCACGGCAGTCATTGTGGATTTGAACATGGAAGAAAGCCAATTGACTTATTCCTCCGCGGGTCATAATGAACCATATGTAGTGACAAAAGACGGAATCATTCCCCTGGCCGAATCAGGGGTGATGTTGGGTTTAGAGAAAGATGTGGAATATTCCAATCATTCCCTTGCTTTTGGACTCGGGGATCGATTGTTTATGATTTCGGATGGTTATTTGGAACAGGAAAACGGAGAAGGAATTCTACTCGGAGAAACCAAATTACTTTCCAGTTTGACTGCAGCTAAAAGTATGAATCTTAACTTAGCAGAGACTATCAATTTGTTAATGGATGATTTTCATTCCTTTCGAGGGGACGCCTCAATGATGGATGATGTGACGATTCTTGGAATCGGAACTACGTATTAA
- a CDS encoding acetyltransferase, with protein sequence MGLIFAYILFLLNLLSIIPTMYPLYIWKLVTTGSTRRLGDRLLLKVGEAWIENNYRISRMLYGVQFEVVGDAYKDLKQDGRYMIICNHQSWSDIYIIQSVLNRKIPLIRFFIKDSLKYVPILGHAWLALDFPFVKRSTKEQLKKNPELANKDLENVKNVCAKFAGMPFSILNFLEGHRRTPERVQKLLKKNPYKHLLRPHSGGISVVSTTLKNSLDAFIDLTIVYPTENPSFLELMQGKIRKLKVFVDVIPASVVPVEENEQFAPMSKKMKRWVDERWAIKDALIEKEKSSQ encoded by the coding sequence TTGGGATTAATTTTTGCTTATATTTTGTTTCTTTTGAATTTATTGTCGATCATACCAACGATGTATCCCCTTTATATCTGGAAGTTGGTAACAACAGGTTCAACAAGAAGGTTAGGTGACAGACTACTATTAAAAGTGGGTGAAGCCTGGATCGAAAACAACTACCGAATTTCGAGAATGTTGTATGGTGTCCAATTTGAAGTGGTTGGCGATGCTTATAAAGATTTAAAACAAGATGGACGTTATATGATCATCTGTAACCACCAATCCTGGTCTGATATTTATATCATTCAGTCTGTATTAAATAGAAAAATCCCTCTCATTCGTTTTTTCATCAAAGATTCTTTAAAATATGTTCCTATTCTTGGTCATGCTTGGCTTGCTCTTGACTTTCCTTTTGTAAAAAGAAGCACAAAAGAACAACTGAAAAAAAATCCAGAACTTGCTAACAAAGATTTGGAAAATGTAAAAAATGTTTGCGCTAAATTTGCCGGGATGCCTTTTTCCATTTTGAATTTTTTAGAAGGCCACCGTAGAACTCCGGAACGGGTTCAGAAATTATTGAAAAAAAATCCTTACAAACATTTACTTAGACCCCATAGTGGTGGGATCTCTGTTGTGTCCACAACACTAAAGAATTCGCTTGATGCTTTTATTGATCTAACGATAGTTTATCCAACAGAAAATCCTAGTTTTTTAGAATTGATGCAAGGTAAAATCCGCAAACTCAAAGTGTTTGTGGATGTGATTCCTGCATCCGTTGTTCCGGTGGAAGAGAACGAACAATTTGCACCTATGTCTAAAAAAATGAAACGATGGGTGGATGAAAGATGGGCTATAAAAGATGCTTTGATCGAAAAGGAGAAAAGTTCCCAATGA
- a CDS encoding bactofilin family protein, with product MSKKEMQTTITEHGVIATILGKETAFSGTLAFKKPLQISGDFTGEIISDGYLVISEGARVKANIKAGTVVVGGTIIGNVTATQRLEMLSTGKVQGNIRTAKLQIADGVVFDGNCEMLSSEET from the coding sequence ATGTCAAAAAAAGAAATGCAAACAACCATCACCGAACACGGAGTCATTGCTACAATCCTCGGAAAAGAAACAGCATTTAGCGGAACTTTAGCCTTTAAAAAACCATTACAAATTTCTGGAGACTTTACCGGAGAAATCATTTCCGATGGTTATCTTGTGATTAGCGAAGGTGCGCGTGTGAAAGCTAACATCAAAGCAGGAACAGTTGTTGTTGGTGGAACTATTATTGGAAACGTAACTGCCACTCAAAGATTGGAAATGTTATCTACTGGAAAAGTACAAGGTAACATTCGTACCGCAAAACTACAAATTGCCGATGGTGTTGTATTTGACGGAAATTGTGAAATGCTAAGCAGCGAAGAAACTTAG
- a CDS encoding histidine kinase N-terminal 7TM domain-containing protein: MWQFHPYSLLLFLAFGFNLVLGLFVLKSFRLDLVKYLLILVFGSMMWTGFYGLDFVFISPDLHRSFISLLYIGVSLANLGMVLVSLEFTQNKHLLTKKFWVLLTIQPLSTLAVCVLDPIFKTLTLDTYLVNINGRIQWIQETNTGGFVVSYFFSFFWSAFVAYLLIKGIFVSKSTERRRYMLILFSYLFIWVTAILHKAGFRPLPGLNITSVMSTMQVILIFFAIGYYRMFDLVPLVRGEIVDELDEAVVILDFNHRIVDWNMAAEHLFQIASKNSTLLSHKYFFASAPGIISKLDHLSDKKTLTKWIWEKDGKYWEVTAKQIRDANRKKIGMVLVFRDSTEQRNLEKQMSNVNRELMVANGTKDRFLSIISHDLRGPLAGIKMLLKVLNEDMKKKEDALAGMTQSLVDATESVFSLLENLLEWSKLQRGEEQFRPHYYRLDNIVRECLELFVLSASSKGIHLEVDIPSHAMVFCDDRMIITVVRNLVSNALKFSHNNSQILIQATDVGGDWQVSVIDSGVGMSRAILDKLFKVGEVIKSTGTQGETGNGIGLLLCHEFVSVNGGILFADSDGVSGSRFVFTIPKKMKEEIIS, from the coding sequence TTGTGGCAATTCCATCCTTATAGTCTACTTCTATTTTTAGCATTCGGCTTCAATCTTGTATTGGGGCTATTCGTTTTAAAATCCTTCCGCCTAGATCTTGTTAAATATTTACTGATTTTAGTTTTCGGTTCCATGATGTGGACCGGATTCTATGGTTTAGATTTTGTATTCATAAGTCCTGACTTACATAGATCCTTTATTTCGTTATTGTATATTGGTGTTTCCCTTGCCAATTTGGGAATGGTTCTTGTTTCTTTAGAGTTTACTCAAAACAAACACCTGTTAACCAAAAAGTTTTGGGTGTTACTCACAATCCAACCACTTTCAACACTAGCAGTTTGTGTTTTAGATCCTATTTTTAAAACTTTAACACTCGATACTTATTTGGTAAACATTAATGGGCGAATCCAGTGGATTCAAGAAACCAATACGGGTGGATTTGTTGTTTCTTATTTTTTTTCATTTTTCTGGTCTGCGTTCGTGGCTTACTTACTAATCAAAGGAATCTTTGTATCAAAGTCTACTGAACGTAGAAGGTATATGCTCATTCTGTTTTCCTATTTATTTATTTGGGTAACAGCAATTTTACATAAGGCTGGATTTAGACCATTACCTGGACTTAACATCACTTCGGTGATGAGCACCATGCAGGTGATTCTGATTTTTTTTGCCATTGGATATTATAGAATGTTTGACCTGGTGCCTTTGGTGCGAGGCGAAATTGTCGATGAATTAGACGAGGCTGTTGTCATTCTCGATTTTAATCATCGGATTGTAGATTGGAATATGGCAGCAGAACATTTATTCCAAATTGCCTCTAAAAACTCTACCTTACTCTCTCATAAATATTTTTTTGCTTCGGCACCTGGGATCATTTCCAAACTGGATCATTTGTCAGATAAAAAAACTCTCACCAAGTGGATTTGGGAAAAAGACGGGAAATATTGGGAAGTTACCGCCAAACAGATCAGAGACGCAAACCGAAAAAAAATCGGGATGGTTCTTGTTTTTAGAGATAGCACCGAACAAAGAAACTTAGAGAAACAAATGTCGAATGTCAACCGTGAACTGATGGTTGCCAATGGAACCAAAGACAGGTTTTTATCGATCATTTCCCACGACTTACGTGGGCCCCTCGCTGGGATCAAAATGTTACTCAAAGTTTTGAATGAGGATATGAAAAAAAAAGAGGACGCTCTTGCTGGAATGACTCAGTCCCTCGTTGATGCCACAGAATCTGTTTTTTCTTTATTAGAAAATCTTTTAGAATGGTCTAAATTACAAAGAGGGGAAGAACAATTCCGTCCACATTATTACCGGTTAGATAATATTGTTAGAGAATGTTTGGAACTTTTTGTACTCAGTGCATCGAGTAAAGGTATTCATTTGGAAGTAGATATTCCTTCTCATGCCATGGTTTTTTGTGATGATCGAATGATCATTACAGTGGTTAGAAATTTAGTTTCGAATGCATTGAAGTTTAGTCATAACAATAGTCAAATTTTGATCCAAGCAACAGATGTTGGTGGAGATTGGCAAGTTTCTGTGATCGACTCAGGAGTAGGGATGTCACGGGCCATTCTCGATAAACTTTTCAAAGTGGGAGAAGTGATTAAATCTACAGGTACTCAAGGGGAAACAGGAAATGGAATCGGCCTTTTACTTTGCCATGAATTTGTTTCGGTGAATGGTGGGATTTTGTTTGCTGATAGTGATGGAGTTTCTGGTTCCCGGTTTGTGTTTACCATTCCCAAAAAGATGAAAGAGGAGATTATCTCATGA
- a CDS encoding SMP-30/gluconolactonase/LRE family protein — translation MKQFLLYLSVFFLLFSCRTFDPVSYEPPVKPESVGVFAPNTELQKSILLAIGKVKGLESLDVDADGNIYGGDKDGRIIRITLKGEIKAIANTSGRPLGIQFDKQGNLIIADAYRGLLSLDKSGKITVLVSEYKGKPFKFTDDVDIAQDGKIYFSDASVYEQKEYLYDLLEARPYGRVFVYDPKTKETVLLADELYFANGIALSKNEDFLLVNETYRYKITKLWLKGAKKGQKETVIENLPGFPDNITRNENGDFWVALFTVRNDRMDNMHPSPVVKRMISFLPKFLWPKAEPYGYALKIDGNGKVLMTLQDPGGEHLKEVTSVLEKKRQLYIGSLYNDRVGIYVLP, via the coding sequence ATGAAACAGTTTTTATTATATTTATCAGTTTTTTTCTTATTATTTTCCTGCCGAACCTTTGATCCAGTATCTTACGAACCTCCCGTAAAACCGGAGTCAGTTGGTGTATTTGCACCCAATACGGAATTACAAAAGTCCATTTTACTCGCTATTGGAAAAGTGAAGGGTTTGGAGTCACTGGATGTGGATGCCGATGGAAATATTTATGGCGGTGATAAGGATGGCCGCATCATTCGTATCACACTCAAAGGAGAAATCAAAGCCATTGCCAATACATCAGGCAGACCTTTGGGAATTCAATTTGATAAACAAGGAAATCTCATCATAGCAGATGCCTATCGTGGCCTTTTGTCTTTAGATAAATCAGGAAAAATAACTGTCCTTGTTTCCGAATACAAAGGAAAACCGTTCAAGTTTACAGATGATGTAGACATTGCCCAAGATGGGAAAATATATTTTTCTGATGCTTCCGTTTATGAACAAAAAGAATATTTATATGATCTATTAGAAGCACGGCCTTATGGACGAGTTTTTGTATACGATCCTAAAACAAAAGAAACGGTACTACTTGCGGACGAATTGTACTTTGCCAATGGAATTGCTTTGTCCAAAAATGAAGATTTTCTTTTGGTGAACGAAACTTATCGGTATAAAATCACCAAACTTTGGTTAAAAGGTGCTAAAAAAGGTCAAAAGGAAACTGTGATAGAAAATCTTCCCGGTTTTCCAGACAACATCACTCGTAATGAAAACGGAGATTTCTGGGTCGCACTTTTTACCGTGAGAAATGACAGGATGGACAATATGCATCCTTCTCCTGTGGTCAAAAGAATGATTTCCTTTTTACCAAAATTCCTTTGGCCAAAGGCAGAACCTTATGGATATGCATTAAAAATTGATGGAAATGGAAAGGTTCTGATGACTTTACAAGATCCTGGCGGCGAACACCTAAAAGAAGTCACGAGTGTTTTGGAAAAGAAAAGACAACTTTACATTGGAAGTTTATACAACGACCGAGTAGGGATTTATGTATTACCCTAA